The region AGGGGGAACCGAGAGCCAAGACTGGGCAGAAATGCTGTTTCGCATGTATCAACGCTGGAGCTCCAAACATGGCTATGAGATAGAAATCATGGATTATCAACCCGGGGAAGAAGCCGGCATCAAATCCGTCACGTTTTTGGTCAAGGGAGAAAATGCTTTTGGCTACCTAAAGTGCGAAAATGGGGTCCATCGTCTGGTCCGACAATCTCCTTTCAATGCCAACAACAAGAGGCATACGTCATTTGCGGCTGTTCACGTTGCCCCCGAGATTGACGATAGCGTGCAAGTTGAAATCAACGAAAAGGACCTTCGGATTGATACGTATCGTTCAAGTGGTGCCGGAGGACAACACGTGAATAAAACCGAATCCGCTGTTCGTATCGTGCATATTCCCACGGGGATCGTGGTTCAATGCCAAAATGAACGCTCCCAGCATCGAAACAAGGAAATGGCAATGAAGCTCCTTCGCTCAAAACTCTACGAACTCGAGAAACAAAAAAAGAAAGAAGAAATCGAATCCAAAGCCGGCGAAAAGAATGACGTTTCTTGGGGGAATCAAATCCGAAGCTACGTATTTTTCCCTTACAAGCTGGTAAAGGATCTACGGACGGATTATGAAACCTCGGATGTGGAAAGTGTGATGGACGGCGAAATCGACGAGTTTCTAAAAGAATACCTAAAAATCCTCGCTAAAGAAGCATCAAAAACATGAAGTAGTGGTGCACGAAGCACCACCGAAGAATTTATCCTTTGGGAACCCAAGAAGTGCACCATCCATTCGGATGAATGGGACCTTTGATGAGATTACATCCACCGCAAGCTCCCTTGGTTTTTGGTGGAACCCAGAGCGCACAATTGCTACAGAGTTTCTTTGGGTCTGGGGATTTGTCAGTGTATTTGAGATCCTTTCTTTGCTTGATTTCCTCAGGCTTTAAGCCGGATACATCATCACACTTTGCTTGAGAAAAGAGCTCTGTTGTCAAGAGGGTTCCTAAACCAATTGCTCCAACGGTTTTGATAAAATGCTTACGGGATATTTTTTCGAAATCCATCCTAACCTCCATCGATAAGTTTAAGTTGTGGTTCGAAAACTAAATTGAAAAACATCATTGTCAATGGAAAAAAATTAAGTTTTCAAATTTCTTGATGAAAATGAATTTGAGATTCAGTTTCACATGTGATTAAATAAATAAAACGATTTTATAAAAAACTGCAAGAAAATTGAATTCGAATGAAAGATTTGGATTTTAGAGTAAATTCGATTTGATTTTTTTAGGTAAATTTTTTTTACGTCGATTATGGCCGGGCATTCCAAATGGGCAAATATCCGCCATCGAAAAGAGTCCGTTGATAAGCGAAAGGGTCGGTTGTTTGCAAAACTATCTCGGGAAATCATGGTGGCAGCTCGTTTAGGAGGAGCAGATCCATCGGGAAATCCTCGACTTCGCATTGCGATTTCCAAGGCAAGAGCCGCCAACATGCCATCGGATAACATCGAAAAAGCCATCAAGAAGGGGATTGGGGAGACCAGCGAACAAAACTACGAAGAGGTTCTTTACGAAGCCTACGGTCCCGGTGGAGTTGGGATTTTGATTGAAGCCATGACCGATAAGAGAACCCGCACAACCCCCGAAATCAAAAGCATCCTGAGTAAAGCCAATGCCAGCTTTGCCACCCCGAACTCTGTGTTGAAGTTCTTCGAAAAAAAAGGACAAATCTTGATTTCAAAAACTGC is a window of Leptospiraceae bacterium DNA encoding:
- the prfB gene encoding peptide chain release factor 2 produces the protein MNETKHWLEIEKTYQALRTQLEDIWKSHEFDSKLAQLQDLEHLMQQEGFWDDPENARRISQQKTAIEKQLEPWLKIRQSIEDFPTLIELVKEEASEENQKLLLEELQQLQSTIEQKLISLGLMGEDDHRNAIVTIVPGAGGTESQDWAEMLFRMYQRWSSKHGYEIEIMDYQPGEEAGIKSVTFLVKGENAFGYLKCENGVHRLVRQSPFNANNKRHTSFAAVHVAPEIDDSVQVEINEKDLRIDTYRSSGAGGQHVNKTESAVRIVHIPTGIVVQCQNERSQHRNKEMAMKLLRSKLYELEKQKKKEEIESKAGEKNDVSWGNQIRSYVFFPYKLVKDLRTDYETSDVESVMDGEIDEFLKEYLKILAKEASKT
- a CDS encoding high-potential iron-sulfur protein, yielding MDFEKISRKHFIKTVGAIGLGTLLTTELFSQAKCDDVSGLKPEEIKQRKDLKYTDKSPDPKKLCSNCALWVPPKTKGACGGCNLIKGPIHPNGWCTSWVPKG
- a CDS encoding YebC/PmpR family DNA-binding transcriptional regulator, which codes for MAGHSKWANIRHRKESVDKRKGRLFAKLSREIMVAARLGGADPSGNPRLRIAISKARAANMPSDNIEKAIKKGIGETSEQNYEEVLYEAYGPGGVGILIEAMTDKRTRTTPEIKSILSKANASFATPNSVLKFFEKKGQILISKTAIEENKLLEIALENGADDVRIEDENYEVLVDPKEFSNLMEAFNSHGIPVIESGIRYLPIEGTEIQVDAEKADKILKLLDVLENHDDVQAVYHNMLFTKEIEEVLAR